A stretch of the Myxosarcina sp. GI1 genome encodes the following:
- the uppS gene encoding polyprenyl diphosphate synthase, with amino-acid sequence MSVDLAWQKLPVDLDPNRLPKHVAAIMDGNGRWAKNKGKPRIVGHQKGVDALKDLLRCCKDWGIPALTAYAFSTENWGRPLEEVQFLMTLFERVLRRELQEMMAENVKIRFVGNLTDLPKSLRQEIERSMQDTENNTGTQFTIATNYGGRQEIVQACRAIASKVERGYVEVEKIDESLFEEHLYTKGITHPDLLIRTSGEMRISNFLLWQIAYAEIYVTPTLWPDFDRAEFYKALTTYQQRERRFGKVKSTNNK; translated from the coding sequence ATGAGCGTCGATCTTGCCTGGCAAAAACTACCCGTAGATTTAGATCCCAATCGGCTACCCAAGCACGTAGCAGCGATTATGGATGGTAATGGTCGCTGGGCGAAAAATAAAGGAAAACCGCGAATTGTCGGTCATCAAAAAGGTGTAGACGCGCTTAAGGATTTGCTGCGCTGTTGTAAAGATTGGGGAATTCCCGCTCTAACTGCCTATGCCTTTTCCACAGAAAACTGGGGCAGACCTTTAGAAGAAGTACAGTTTTTAATGACTTTATTCGAGCGTGTTTTACGGCGAGAGCTACAGGAAATGATGGCGGAGAATGTCAAAATTCGTTTTGTAGGTAATTTAACGGATTTACCAAAATCGCTGCGTCAAGAAATCGAACGCTCGATGCAAGACACTGAAAATAATACGGGAACTCAGTTTACCATTGCCACTAATTATGGAGGTAGACAAGAAATCGTTCAAGCCTGTCGGGCGATCGCTTCCAAAGTCGAACGGGGTTATGTTGAAGTAGAAAAAATCGATGAAAGCTTATTTGAAGAACATTTATATACAAAAGGAATTACTCATCCAGACTTGCTAATTCGCACTAGTGGCGAAATGCGGATCAGTAATTTTTTGCTGTGGCAAATAGCTTATGCTGAAATTTATGTTACCCCCACTCTCTGGCCCGATTTCGATCGTGCAGAGTTTTACAAAGCTTTAACTACTTATCAGCAGCGTGAAAGGCGTTTTGGTAAGGTTAAATCTACAAATAATAAATAA
- a CDS encoding DUF3288 family protein, which translates to MVLDQKHPQEKRDRAVVNDLLHGEPSDRNLVELGRLIIRYHNFPGARQIQQDLTTVLNNWQLNEEQLYAKTRQIHAEGNIYRRTASGEQQDWT; encoded by the coding sequence ATGGTACTAGACCAAAAGCATCCCCAGGAGAAACGCGACCGCGCAGTAGTAAACGATTTATTACATGGAGAACCTAGCGATCGCAATTTAGTAGAGCTAGGGCGTTTGATTATTCGCTATCACAATTTTCCTGGAGCGAGGCAAATTCAGCAAGATCTAACAACGGTATTAAACAACTGGCAATTAAACGAAGAACAACTTTACGCCAAGACTCGCCAAATCCACGCTGAGGGAAATATCTATCGTCGAACCGCCTCGGGAGAACAACAAGATTGGACTTGA
- a CDS encoding response regulator transcription factor, with protein sequence MNKIRVVLVEDHDLTRVGLKTALSQYNNIEIIDDAANGNSGLKSIANVKPDVAVVDIGLPDIDGVELTQKLKRAESENGNTNTKVLILTMHDSEDSVMAAFAAGADSYSLKDVSIENLVQAIVTTYEGNSWIDPAIARIVLKQAKTPAIAVEDEDELESQSIDSIGEEYQQILETSPLTQRELEVLELIVAGCSNAQIADKLYITVGTVKTHVCHILNKLCADDRTQAAVRALRAGLVK encoded by the coding sequence ATGAATAAAATTCGCGTTGTTTTGGTAGAAGATCACGATTTAACTAGAGTTGGTTTAAAAACAGCCTTGTCTCAATATAATAATATTGAAATTATTGACGATGCGGCTAATGGTAATTCTGGATTAAAATCTATTGCTAATGTCAAACCAGATGTAGCAGTGGTTGATATAGGTTTGCCAGATATAGATGGCGTAGAATTAACTCAAAAACTCAAACGAGCGGAGTCGGAAAATGGCAATACAAATACCAAAGTTTTGATTCTGACGATGCACGATAGTGAAGATTCGGTAATGGCAGCTTTTGCAGCAGGAGCAGATTCTTATAGTCTTAAAGATGTCAGTATAGAAAACTTAGTACAGGCGATTGTAACTACCTATGAAGGCAATTCCTGGATCGATCCTGCGATCGCTCGCATAGTACTCAAACAGGCAAAAACACCAGCTATTGCAGTTGAAGATGAAGATGAGTTGGAATCTCAAAGCATTGACTCTATAGGTGAAGAATACCAGCAAATATTAGAAACTTCTCCTTTAACGCAACGAGAACTAGAAGTTTTGGAGCTAATTGTAGCTGGATGTAGCAATGCTCAAATTGCAGATAAGCTGTATATTACAGTGGGAACGGTAAAAACCCACGTTTGCCATATTTTAAACAAGCTCTGTGCTGATGACCGCACTCAAGCGGCAGTAAGAGCTTTAAGAGCGGGATTGGTAAAATAA
- a CDS encoding bifunctional pantoate--beta-alanine ligase/(d)CMP kinase, whose translation MLVIKTIAELRSYLASRHSAQIGLVPTMGALHQGHLSLIERAIAETDTVVVSIFVNPLQFAPTEDLQQYPRQLEADFQLCQRLGVDVVFAPTVEAMNLKGDSAAQSLTTTVVPPADLITVLCGKFRSGHFEGVATIVTKLFNIVRCNRAYFGQKDAQQLAIIRQVVADLNIPVEIVGCPIVREASGLALSSRNQYLTADQKESAAQIYQGLLQAQAAFKQGENHSQILVDLVKQKLTNLAEVKIQYIELVHPQTLKPLNEVKQQGLLAIAAHVGSTRLIDNILLKKRQPIIAIDGPAGAGKSTVTRRVAQKLKLLYLDTGAMYRAVTWLVMQSNLALDNEEAIADLVEEAKIELIPPDAIDLPTGVYINKQDVTQTIRTPEVTANVSTIAAQAAVREALVSMQQKWGFEGGVIAEGRDIGTNVFPDAELKIFLTASAAERAKRRSQDLARQGESNIDLEQLTREIRQRDEKDSNRAIAPLKKAPDAIELVTDDLSIDVVTQKIVELYRERID comes from the coding sequence TTGCTAGTAATTAAAACAATTGCCGAGTTACGCTCCTATCTTGCTAGTCGTCACTCCGCCCAAATAGGTTTAGTGCCGACAATGGGAGCTTTACACCAAGGACATCTTAGTCTAATCGAGCGGGCGATCGCCGAAACCGACACAGTAGTTGTAAGCATTTTTGTCAATCCCCTGCAATTTGCTCCCACCGAAGACTTACAGCAGTATCCCCGACAGCTAGAAGCAGATTTCCAACTCTGCCAAAGACTGGGTGTAGACGTTGTGTTTGCTCCTACTGTAGAAGCAATGAATCTAAAAGGAGATTCTGCCGCTCAATCTCTAACAACTACTGTAGTTCCTCCTGCCGATCTGATTACTGTATTGTGTGGTAAATTTCGTTCGGGTCACTTTGAAGGTGTTGCGACAATCGTTACGAAATTGTTTAACATTGTCCGATGCAACCGCGCCTATTTTGGACAAAAAGATGCCCAACAGTTGGCAATTATTCGCCAGGTAGTAGCAGATTTGAATATACCTGTAGAAATTGTTGGCTGTCCGATAGTTCGAGAAGCATCGGGACTGGCGTTAAGTTCGCGCAACCAGTATTTAACTGCCGACCAAAAAGAATCTGCCGCTCAAATCTATCAAGGTTTGCTGCAAGCGCAAGCTGCTTTTAAACAAGGAGAAAACCACAGCCAGATCTTAGTCGATCTGGTCAAACAAAAATTAACCAATCTAGCAGAAGTTAAGATTCAATATATCGAGCTAGTTCATCCTCAAACACTTAAACCTTTGAATGAGGTAAAGCAACAAGGGTTACTAGCGATCGCTGCTCATGTCGGTTCAACTCGTCTAATTGATAATATCTTGTTAAAAAAACGCCAACCAATTATTGCTATTGACGGACCTGCTGGTGCGGGGAAATCTACTGTTACCCGTCGCGTGGCTCAAAAATTAAAATTGCTTTATCTAGATACTGGTGCCATGTATCGAGCGGTAACTTGGTTAGTTATGCAGTCTAATTTAGCTCTGGATAATGAAGAAGCAATTGCCGATTTGGTTGAGGAAGCAAAAATAGAACTGATTCCTCCCGATGCGATCGATTTACCAACGGGGGTATACATTAACAAACAAGATGTTACTCAAACCATTCGCACCCCAGAAGTTACCGCTAATGTCTCTACCATTGCCGCTCAAGCCGCAGTGCGCGAAGCCTTAGTATCCATGCAGCAAAAATGGGGATTCGAAGGAGGGGTTATTGCTGAAGGTAGAGATATTGGTACTAATGTTTTCCCTGATGCCGAACTAAAAATTTTTCTAACTGCTTCTGCTGCTGAAAGAGCTAAAAGACGCAGTCAAGATTTAGCCAGGCAAGGCGAAAGTAATATCGATCTAGAACAGTTAACTAGAGAAATTCGGCAACGAGATGAAAAAGACAGCAACCGAGCGATCGCACCATTAAAAAAAGCTCCCGATGCAATTGAGTTAGTAACCGACGACTTGAGTATTGATGTAGTTACTCAGAAGATAGTCGAGCTTTATCGAGAAAGAATAGACTAG
- a CDS encoding TIGR04168 family protein, with amino-acid sequence MSSVIDSEINIAVVGDIHDLWDDDDELALKHLGVDLVLFVGDFGNESVDVVKKIAAIKLPIATIMGNHDAWYTASHWGRKQAPYDRNLEDRVQRQLDFLGNAHVGFSYLDFPQFDFSVVGSRPFSWGGKNWKNADFYRDRYDVNNFAESTARIVEAVQNAAFDTVIFIGHNGPFGLGDKPEDICGKDWQIPGGDYGDPDLAEAISKAITLGKSIPFVTFGHMHHRLRHRQDRLRTRVVTDSMGTIYFNSASVPRLKQEREELQRNFSLVSLKNGIVERISLIWLGQNFALESEEILYQKAF; translated from the coding sequence ATGTCGAGTGTTATTGATAGCGAAATAAACATAGCAGTAGTTGGAGATATTCACGATCTTTGGGACGATGACGACGAATTAGCTTTAAAACATCTTGGAGTAGACTTAGTCCTCTTTGTGGGCGACTTTGGTAATGAATCTGTAGATGTAGTCAAAAAAATAGCGGCAATTAAGTTACCCATAGCTACAATTATGGGCAATCATGACGCTTGGTATACTGCCTCTCATTGGGGACGCAAACAGGCTCCCTACGACCGCAATTTAGAAGATCGAGTTCAGCGGCAGTTAGATTTCTTAGGTAATGCTCATGTAGGGTTTTCGTACCTCGATTTTCCTCAGTTTGACTTTTCTGTAGTAGGAAGTCGCCCTTTTAGTTGGGGAGGAAAAAACTGGAAAAATGCAGATTTCTATCGCGATCGCTACGATGTAAATAATTTTGCCGAGTCTACTGCTCGAATAGTTGAAGCAGTTCAAAATGCGGCATTCGATACAGTTATTTTTATCGGACACAATGGACCATTCGGACTGGGAGATAAACCAGAAGACATCTGTGGTAAAGACTGGCAGATTCCAGGCGGCGATTATGGCGATCCGGATTTAGCTGAAGCGATATCCAAAGCTATTACTTTAGGCAAATCGATACCCTTTGTTACTTTTGGACACATGCATCATCGTCTAAGGCATCGCCAAGATCGTTTGCGAACCAGAGTTGTGACCGATAGTATGGGAACTATTTATTTTAATTCTGCTAGTGTTCCTCGGCTCAAACAGGAGCGGGAAGAATTACAGCGCAATTTTTCGCTAGTTTCTTTAAAGAACGGTATTGTCGAGCGAATATCTTTGATTTGGCTGGGACAAAATTTTGCGTTAGAGTCGGAAGAAATTTTGTATCAAAAAGCTTTTTAG